One segment of Pseudodesulfovibrio sp. 5S69 DNA contains the following:
- the aprB gene encoding adenylyl-sulfate reductase subunit beta, protein MPTFVNPEKCDGCKGGEKTACMYICPNDLMILDPAEMKAYNQEPSACWECYSCVKICPQGAIEARPYADFAPMGGTSIPMRSAEDIMWTIKFRNGSVKRFKFPIRTTAEGSIKPFDGKPEPGDLDSELLFTESALKAPLATAMEEASVTEADLKKEWKMDDYANLV, encoded by the coding sequence ATGCCGACCTTTGTTAACCCGGAAAAATGTGACGGCTGCAAGGGTGGCGAAAAGACCGCTTGCATGTACATTTGCCCTAACGATCTGATGATCCTGGATCCCGCCGAAATGAAGGCCTACAACCAGGAACCGTCCGCTTGCTGGGAATGTTATTCCTGCGTGAAAATTTGCCCCCAGGGCGCTATTGAAGCCCGTCCGTACGCCGACTTCGCCCCTATGGGTGGTACCTCCATCCCGATGCGTTCCGCTGAAGACATCATGTGGACCATCAAATTCCGTAATGGCAGCGTGAAACGCTTCAAGTTCCCCATCCGCACCACTGCTGAAGGTTCGATCAAGCCCTTCGACGGCAAGCCCGAGCCCGGCGACCTGGACTCCGAGCTGCTCTTCACCGAGTCCGCTCTGAAGGCTCCCCTGGCCACCGCCATGGAAGAGGCTTCCGTGACCGAAGCCGACCTGAAGAAAGAGTGGAAGATGGACGATTACGCCAACCTGGTCTAG
- the aprA gene encoding adenylyl-sulfate reductase subunit alpha: MPLLPIKEASKGVALAEPEIIEQTVDILMVGGGMGNCGAAFEAVRWADKVDPSLKIMLCDKAALERSGAVAQGLSAINTYCGENDPDDYVRMVRTDLMGIVREDLIFDLGRHVDDSVHLFEEWGLPVWVKKDGKNLDGAKAKAEGLAIRNGDAPVRSGRWQIMINGESYKCIVAEAAKNSLGEDRYVERVFIVKMLLDANEPNRIAGAVGFSTRENKVYVYKCNAAVVACGGAVNVYRPRSTGEGMGRAWYPVWNAGSTYTMCAQVGAEMTMMENRFVPARFKDGYGPVGAWFLLFKAKATNYKGEDYCETNRAMLKPYEDRGYAKGHIIPTCLRNHMMLREMREGRGPIFMDTKTALLNTVNGDLTGPEWKHLESEAWEDFLDMCVGQANLWAATNCAPEDRGSEIMPTEPYLLGSHSGCCGIWVSGPDEAWVPDSYKVKADNGKVYNRMTTVNGLFTCADGVGASGHKFSSGSHAEGRIVGKQLVRWCVDHKDFTPTLKENAADLAKEIYQPMYTYLENKGGSTDPVVNPAYITPHNFMMRLIKCTDEYGGGVGTLYMTSKALLNTGFWLLGMMEEDSKKLAARDLHELMRCWEQFHRLWTVRLHMQHIEFREESRYPGFYYRGDFMGLDDSKWKCFCNSTYDPATGVTTVFKKPYVKIIPDA, from the coding sequence ATGCCTCTGCTTCCCATCAAAGAAGCTTCCAAGGGTGTTGCTCTCGCCGAGCCGGAAATCATCGAACAGACCGTTGATATCCTCATGGTCGGCGGCGGCATGGGTAACTGCGGTGCCGCTTTCGAAGCTGTCCGCTGGGCCGACAAAGTCGATCCTTCCCTGAAGATCATGCTCTGCGACAAGGCCGCTCTGGAGCGCTCCGGCGCCGTTGCCCAGGGCCTGTCCGCCATCAACACCTACTGCGGTGAGAACGACCCGGACGATTACGTCCGCATGGTCCGCACCGACCTCATGGGCATCGTCCGCGAAGACCTGATCTTCGACCTGGGCCGCCACGTTGACGATTCCGTCCACCTCTTCGAAGAATGGGGCCTCCCCGTTTGGGTCAAGAAAGACGGCAAGAACCTCGACGGCGCCAAAGCCAAGGCCGAAGGCCTCGCCATCCGCAACGGCGACGCTCCGGTCCGCTCCGGCCGCTGGCAGATCATGATCAACGGTGAGTCCTACAAGTGCATCGTTGCTGAAGCCGCCAAGAACTCCCTGGGCGAAGACCGCTACGTCGAGCGCGTGTTCATCGTTAAGATGCTCCTGGACGCCAACGAGCCCAACCGCATCGCCGGTGCCGTCGGCTTCTCCACCCGTGAGAACAAGGTCTACGTCTACAAGTGCAACGCCGCCGTCGTCGCCTGTGGCGGCGCCGTCAACGTGTACCGCCCCCGCTCCACCGGTGAGGGCATGGGCCGCGCCTGGTACCCCGTCTGGAACGCCGGTTCCACCTACACCATGTGTGCTCAGGTCGGCGCCGAGATGACCATGATGGAAAACCGCTTCGTCCCCGCCCGCTTCAAGGACGGTTACGGCCCGGTCGGCGCCTGGTTCCTGCTCTTCAAGGCCAAGGCGACCAACTACAAGGGTGAGGACTACTGCGAGACCAACCGCGCCATGCTGAAGCCTTACGAGGATCGCGGCTACGCCAAGGGTCACATCATCCCCACCTGCCTGCGCAACCACATGATGCTCCGTGAAATGCGTGAAGGCCGCGGCCCGATCTTCATGGACACCAAGACCGCCCTGCTGAACACCGTCAACGGCGACCTGACCGGTCCCGAGTGGAAGCACCTCGAGTCCGAGGCTTGGGAAGACTTCCTCGACATGTGTGTCGGCCAGGCCAACCTGTGGGCCGCCACCAACTGCGCTCCCGAGGATCGCGGTTCCGAGATCATGCCCACCGAGCCTTACCTCCTGGGTTCCCACTCCGGTTGCTGCGGCATCTGGGTTTCCGGTCCGGACGAAGCCTGGGTCCCGGATTCCTACAAGGTCAAAGCCGACAACGGCAAGGTCTACAACCGTATGACCACCGTCAACGGCCTGTTCACCTGCGCTGACGGCGTCGGCGCCTCCGGCCACAAGTTCTCCTCCGGTTCCCACGCTGAAGGCCGCATCGTCGGCAAGCAGCTGGTCCGTTGGTGTGTCGACCACAAGGACTTCACCCCGACCCTGAAGGAAAACGCTGCTGATCTGGCCAAGGAAATCTACCAGCCCATGTACACCTACCTGGAGAACAAGGGCGGTTCCACCGATCCCGTCGTGAACCCCGCCTACATCACCCCGCACAACTTCATGATGCGCCTCATCAAGTGCACCGATGAATACGGCGGTGGCGTCGGCACCCTGTACATGACCTCCAAGGCTCTGCTGAACACCGGCTTCTGGCTGCTCGGCATGATGGAAGAAGACTCCAAGAAGCTCGCCGCCCGTGACCTGCACGAGCTGATGCGCTGCTGGGAGCAGTTCCATCGCCTGTGGACCGTCCGCCTGCACATGCAGCACATCGAGTTCCGCGAGGAATCCCGTTACCCGGGCTTCTACTACCGCGGCGACTTCATGGGCCTGGATGACTCCAAGTGGAAGTGCTTCTGTAACTCCACCTACGATCCCGCCACCGGCGTGACCACCGTCTTCAAGAAGCCCTACGTCAAGATCATCCCCGACGCCTAA
- a CDS encoding DMT family transporter: MPDKTKAILLMAATALIWSSGGLAIKLVQWNPMAITGVRSALAAATLCVLFRGRLTFGFNRVQWGAALGYAGLLVTNVAATKLTTSANAILLAYTAPVYVALLAPWLLGERTRRSDWAFIAVTVGGMALFFLDRLSATGLWGNIIAVGTGISYAIFTLCMRSQKDASPVESVVLGHVLTALAGLPFLFGSLPSGEGWLGLLYLGILQQGVSMALYVWAIKRLGALEAILIMMLEPIFNPVLVAVGYGELPGPWAVVGGVTVIGAVTLRGALGAIRRPTFLSPGR; this comes from the coding sequence ATGCCCGACAAGACCAAGGCCATACTGCTCATGGCGGCCACGGCGCTCATCTGGAGCTCCGGGGGGCTGGCCATCAAGCTGGTCCAGTGGAATCCCATGGCCATCACCGGAGTGCGCAGCGCGTTGGCCGCGGCGACCCTGTGCGTGCTCTTCCGGGGGCGGCTGACCTTCGGCTTCAATCGTGTGCAGTGGGGGGCGGCCTTGGGCTATGCGGGGCTGCTCGTGACCAACGTGGCGGCCACCAAGCTGACCACCTCGGCCAACGCCATCCTGCTGGCCTACACCGCCCCGGTCTATGTGGCCCTGCTCGCCCCGTGGCTCCTCGGCGAGCGCACGCGCCGGTCGGACTGGGCATTCATCGCCGTGACCGTGGGCGGCATGGCCCTGTTCTTCCTGGACCGCCTCTCGGCCACCGGATTGTGGGGCAATATTATTGCCGTAGGCACTGGTATTTCCTACGCAATATTTACCTTGTGCATGCGTTCACAAAAGGACGCCTCGCCCGTGGAGTCCGTCGTCCTCGGGCATGTCCTGACCGCCCTGGCCGGGCTGCCCTTTCTCTTCGGCTCCCTGCCGTCCGGCGAGGGGTGGCTCGGGCTGCTCTACCTCGGCATCCTGCAACAGGGCGTGTCCATGGCCCTCTACGTCTGGGCCATCAAGCGGCTCGGCGCGCTGGAGGCGATCCTGATCATGATGCTCGAACCGATCTTCAACCCCGTGCTCGTGGCCGTGGGCTACGGCGAGCTGCCCGGCCCCTGGGCCGTGGTCGGCGGCGTGACCGTCATCGGGGCCGTGACCCTGCGGGGCGCACTCGGCGCGATCAGGCGGCCCACGTTCCTGTCTCCCGGCCGTTGA
- the sat gene encoding sulfate adenylyltransferase: MSNLVAPHGGKGLVCCLLEGAELDAEIKKAAGLKTLDISDRAKGDLIMMGIGGFSPLNGFMKKADWAGVCEKFLMADGTFWPVPITLDTDDEDVKVGDEVALKAKDGTVYATMKVEEKYEMTEADKKWECELVYKGEGEDSADDKFWEVAMEDHPGVQMVMAQGKYNLAGPVKVLSEGDYAKRFPGVYLTPAQIRAEMEKRGWSKVAALQLRNPMHRSHEFLAKIAIEVCDGCVIHSLIGNLKPGDIPGSVRIKCIQTLIDGYFVADNVINAGYPLDMRYAGPREGLLHATFRQNYGINNMLIGRDHAGVGDFYGLFEAQEIFKRIPYVTEACPEPGKALLCQPMNIDWTFYCYKCDGMASMRTCPHTKEDRVILSGTKLRKALSEGAEVPDHFGRDEVLVILRDYYENLTEKVEVKMQKAASGQDMK, encoded by the coding sequence ATGTCTAACCTCGTAGCACCTCACGGTGGTAAAGGTCTCGTTTGCTGTCTGCTCGAAGGCGCTGAGCTCGACGCTGAAATCAAAAAGGCCGCTGGCCTGAAGACCCTCGACATTTCCGATCGCGCCAAGGGCGACCTGATCATGATGGGCATCGGCGGCTTCTCTCCGCTGAACGGCTTCATGAAGAAGGCCGACTGGGCCGGCGTCTGCGAAAAGTTCCTGATGGCCGACGGCACCTTCTGGCCGGTCCCCATCACCCTCGACACCGATGACGAAGACGTCAAGGTCGGTGACGAGGTCGCCCTGAAGGCCAAGGACGGCACCGTCTACGCCACCATGAAGGTCGAAGAAAAGTACGAGATGACCGAAGCCGACAAGAAGTGGGAATGCGAACTCGTCTACAAGGGCGAGGGCGAAGATTCCGCTGACGACAAGTTCTGGGAAGTCGCCATGGAAGACCATCCCGGCGTCCAGATGGTCATGGCCCAGGGCAAGTACAACCTGGCCGGCCCGGTCAAGGTCCTCTCCGAGGGCGACTACGCCAAGCGTTTCCCGGGCGTCTACCTGACCCCCGCCCAGATCCGCGCCGAGATGGAAAAGCGCGGCTGGTCCAAGGTCGCCGCTCTGCAGCTGCGCAACCCCATGCACCGCTCCCACGAGTTCCTGGCCAAGATCGCCATCGAAGTGTGTGACGGCTGCGTCATCCACTCCCTGATCGGCAACCTGAAGCCGGGCGACATTCCGGGCAGCGTGCGCATCAAGTGCATCCAGACCCTGATCGACGGCTACTTCGTGGCCGACAACGTCATCAACGCCGGCTACCCCCTGGACATGCGTTACGCCGGTCCCCGCGAAGGCCTGCTGCACGCCACCTTCCGCCAGAACTACGGCATCAACAACATGCTCATCGGCCGTGACCACGCCGGTGTCGGCGACTTCTACGGCCTGTTCGAGGCCCAGGAGATCTTCAAGAGGATCCCCTACGTCACCGAAGCCTGCCCCGAGCCCGGCAAGGCCCTGCTCTGCCAGCCGATGAACATCGACTGGACCTTCTACTGCTACAAGTGCGACGGCATGGCTTCCATGCGCACTTGCCCACACACCAAGGAAGACCGCGTCATCCTGTCCGGCACCAAGCTGCGCAAGGCCCTGTCCGAAGGCGCCGAGGTCCCGGATCACTTCGGCCGCGACGAAGTCCTGGTCATCCTCCGCGACTACTACGAAAACCTCACCGAGAAGGTCGAGGTCAAGATGCAGAAGGCCGCTTCCGGTCAGGACATGAAGTAA
- a CDS encoding DUF1295 domain-containing protein: MGDSSSGKGGVDRVHGRSLPQRAVFCLGHLAIVLCCAWLACGGLERTGRLFGQTWAFADGGRAALLVGCAVLYWLRHAVTLFYLLARRVDWPEVLGLLAFIGLIEVGLLLAGGGLFNDTPPLFRPLDWFALALVLAGSYLNTASETQRKLWKRDPANRGRCYTGGLFKYSMHINYFGDTVMFTGWALLTAVPWALVLPALMAAMFVGYHIPALDAYLAERYPNDFPAYARTTRKFIPFIY, encoded by the coding sequence ATGGGTGATTCTTCAAGCGGCAAGGGCGGGGTGGACCGCGTCCACGGGCGCTCTCTGCCGCAGCGGGCGGTCTTTTGCCTGGGGCATCTGGCCATTGTGCTCTGCTGCGCCTGGCTGGCGTGCGGCGGATTGGAGCGGACAGGCCGCCTGTTCGGCCAGACGTGGGCCTTTGCCGACGGTGGCCGGGCGGCGCTGCTGGTCGGTTGCGCGGTCCTGTACTGGCTGCGTCATGCGGTGACGCTCTTCTATCTGCTGGCGCGGCGTGTGGACTGGCCCGAGGTCCTCGGGCTGCTCGCGTTCATCGGCCTGATCGAGGTCGGTCTGCTGCTCGCGGGCGGCGGCCTGTTCAACGACACGCCGCCCCTGTTCCGCCCGCTGGACTGGTTCGCCCTGGCCCTGGTCCTGGCGGGCTCCTACCTGAACACGGCCTCCGAGACCCAGCGCAAGCTGTGGAAGCGAGACCCGGCCAACCGGGGCCGCTGCTACACCGGCGGCCTGTTCAAATACTCCATGCACATCAACTACTTCGGCGACACGGTCATGTTCACCGGCTGGGCCCTGCTGACCGCCGTCCCCTGGGCCCTCGTCCTCCCGGCCCTGATGGCCGCCATGTTCGTCGGCTACCACATCCCGGCCCTGGACGCTTACCTCGCCGAACGCTACCCGAACGACTTCCCGGCCTACGCCCGGACCACCAGGAAGTTCATCCCGTTCATCTACTGA